In Paenibacillus sp. FSL R7-0345, a single window of DNA contains:
- a CDS encoding lysophospholipid acyltransferase family protein, which translates to MLEAAKSRSFDAVFSRYNTSYLLRRHFRFIGLSGDLQPASAGSRPVLYIMNHSSWWDGLLAYHAARMQTRRRQYFMMEEAQLRKFQFFRRLGAYSINRDEPADVRASLRYTARLLGEGGSVWMYPEGELLPLEHRPLQLKEGAAVVLRLCPDAAVVPVTLYHGLFFHPKPEATLLAGEPLLQPWKELDRSGISALLASCLQEQLDRHRQLILEHKGHMPSCFTPLIKTGGSVHERYDAWRRGSR; encoded by the coding sequence ATGCTCGAAGCAGCCAAATCCCGAAGCTTTGATGCGGTGTTCAGCCGCTATAATACCTCCTATCTGCTGCGCAGGCATTTCCGCTTTATCGGGCTCTCAGGTGACCTGCAGCCGGCTTCAGCCGGGAGCAGGCCGGTGCTGTACATCATGAACCACAGCTCCTGGTGGGACGGTCTGCTGGCCTATCATGCAGCAAGAATGCAGACCCGCCGCAGGCAGTATTTCATGATGGAGGAGGCGCAGCTGCGCAAATTTCAATTTTTCCGCCGTTTGGGTGCTTATTCAATCAACCGGGATGAGCCGGCGGATGTACGTGCCTCGCTGCGGTATACAGCCAGGCTGCTTGGTGAAGGCGGCAGCGTCTGGATGTACCCTGAGGGGGAGCTTCTGCCGCTTGAGCACCGCCCGCTGCAGCTTAAGGAAGGGGCTGCAGTTGTGCTGCGTCTGTGTCCGGATGCGGCGGTTGTACCTGTGACCCTGTATCACGGCTTGTTCTTCCATCCCAAGCCTGAGGCTACGCTGCTGGCAGGTGAACCGCTGCTGCAGCCGTGGAAGGAGCTGGACAGAAGCGGTATTTCAGCACTGCTGGCCTCTTGCCTGCAGGAGCAGCTGGACCGGCACCGCCAGCTGATTCTTGAGCATAAGGGACATATGCCTTCCTGCTTTACACCGCTGATCAAAACCGGCGGATCGGTTCATGAACGATATGACGCCTGGCGGAGGGGAAGCCGATGA
- a CDS encoding carotenoid biosynthesis protein: MIRTVFWIWYAIGALLLIFFTVPQGLQFSNGLFLLFYAVYAGELIIKGYERPFVADRSVIFSAQPDPVRFLISAVLIWTGGMAVEWYGVHTGHLFGSYGYSDILGPLLYGVPATLGFAWIAVVCNAVLLARDFGQSGWRLMVLRAVQVGFWTVLLDLVLDPVAHARGFWSWGDGGGFYGVPVSNFIGWLIAGSLLSLFVPPVRLTGRALRRGTRLYQAVILMFGLVGLREGLPLCMVIAGIGAVLAEGSLRYARSSQIPKL; this comes from the coding sequence ATGATCAGGACTGTATTTTGGATCTGGTATGCAATCGGGGCACTGCTGCTTATCTTTTTCACTGTGCCTCAGGGCCTGCAGTTTTCAAATGGACTTTTCCTGTTGTTTTATGCTGTTTATGCCGGAGAGCTTATCATCAAGGGATATGAACGCCCTTTTGTGGCCGACCGGTCAGTCATTTTTTCGGCGCAGCCTGATCCGGTCCGTTTCCTCATTTCTGCTGTGTTAATCTGGACCGGCGGAATGGCTGTGGAATGGTATGGCGTTCATACCGGTCATCTGTTCGGCAGTTACGGATACTCTGATATCCTCGGTCCGCTGCTGTACGGTGTGCCGGCCACTCTGGGCTTCGCCTGGATTGCAGTAGTCTGCAATGCCGTTCTGCTGGCCCGTGACTTCGGCCAGTCCGGCTGGCGGCTTATGGTGCTGCGGGCGGTGCAGGTCGGCTTCTGGACCGTTTTGCTGGACCTGGTGCTTGATCCTGTTGCCCATGCGCGGGGCTTCTGGAGCTGGGGAGACGGAGGCGGCTTCTACGGGGTACCTGTGAGTAACTTCATCGGTTGGCTGATTGCCGGCTCGCTGCTGTCGCTCTTTGTCCCTCCTGTCCGTTTAACCGGAAGGGCATTGCGGCGCGGCACCAGGCTTTATCAGGCGGTGATCCTTATGTTCGGCCTTGTCGGCCTGCGTGAAGGCCTTCCCCTGTGCATGGTCATCGCCGGTATTGGGGCCGTTCTGGCGGAGGGGAGCCTGCGCTATGCTCGAAGCAGCCAAATCCCGAAGCTTTGA
- a CDS encoding phytoene/squalene synthase family protein, producing MINESIMRECEELMKKGSTSFHKAFAGLPSPRREAVHVIYAFCRIIDDSVDEPEKSPYTIHELRRHFKQLDEAEGHFIWPALRWLFASFPKLTREPFLLQMQGQLGDLTFTHYETMEELESYCYLVAGTVGEMLLPVLRDDSDEDVQAAGIALGIGMQIVNIIRDVGEDLRRGRRYIPLALMQKHGYTQEELESGIVDRRFVNVIEDLRREALGWFEKGLAHVETYPPESGLAVELAAAFYAAILDSVAEAGYDVFRNRAYVSDEAKLRMLGRTAARYASRLGGRTAKAAVL from the coding sequence ATGATAAATGAGAGCATTATGCGTGAGTGTGAGGAACTGATGAAGAAGGGCTCTACCTCCTTTCATAAAGCGTTTGCCGGACTGCCGAGCCCGCGCCGGGAAGCGGTGCATGTCATCTATGCCTTCTGCCGGATTATTGACGACAGTGTAGATGAGCCCGAAAAGTCGCCATACACCATCCATGAGCTGCGCCGGCACTTTAAGCAGCTTGATGAAGCGGAAGGCCACTTTATCTGGCCGGCGCTGCGCTGGCTGTTCGCCAGCTTCCCGAAGCTTACAAGGGAACCGTTCCTGCTGCAGATGCAGGGCCAGCTGGGGGATTTGACGTTCACCCATTACGAGACCATGGAAGAGCTGGAAAGCTACTGCTACCTGGTAGCCGGCACTGTCGGCGAGATGCTGCTTCCGGTTCTGCGCGATGATTCGGATGAGGATGTGCAGGCAGCAGGCATTGCACTGGGTATCGGTATGCAGATTGTCAACATTATCCGCGATGTAGGCGAAGATCTGCGGCGGGGCAGGCGTTATATACCGCTTGCGCTTATGCAGAAGCACGGGTACACCCAGGAGGAGCTGGAGTCGGGGATCGTCGACCGGCGTTTCGTGAACGTGATCGAAGACCTCCGCCGGGAAGCGCTGGGCTGGTTCGAAAAGGGGCTTGCCCATGTGGAGACCTATCCGCCTGAGAGCGGTCTGGCGGTAGAGCTGGCGGCGGCATTTTATGCGGCTATTCTGGATTCGGTGGCTGAAGCCGGGTACGATGTATTCCGCAACAGGGCGTATGTCAGCGATGAAGCCAAGCTGCGGATGCTGGGCCGTACAGCGGCACGTTATGCCTCAAGGCTGGGCGGCAGAACCGCGAAGGCTGCGGTACTGTAG
- the crtI gene encoding phytoene desaturase family protein: protein MSRVAIVGGGIGGLTAALLLSRQGQQVAIYERAGRVGGRVAFEEEGPYRIDQGPTIVLLPEMLNGILEEGGLPPGSLELLRCDPLCRIHFRSGRVLTKVAGLEEQAAEIEREFPGEGSGFLRFMGDMAGLFPRGKASFLEQPFHRRREFFSPANLRLMSRLRAYRSLRSAVGSYFRSEELRDAFSLQSLYIGGAPFRTPGIYTMLPYAESAFGIWMLKGGYGKLPQILSRELLSRGVEIHTGTEVEGLTVEDGRCTGLTAGGVKHSYDAVLYNGEFPQLEGLLPAELFAGSTDPGNGAVKVSSGAGGRIKRGRYKPSSGCVLIYAGADRRWPESQTHQFFLPDSLNDNLRELFDQGRISELPSYYVFNPAALDDSAAPPGESALYFLIPVPADPGLDWEAIAEPLAERVLDDAEQRGFPGLKASLRWKTIRTPADAQKDGLYGGGSFGIAPVLSQLGVFRPQPRPYPIKGLYAAGASVHPGGGVPIVMQGARMAVHELMKEMKQ, encoded by the coding sequence GTGAGCCGCGTAGCTATCGTCGGCGGCGGCATCGGCGGGCTGACCGCGGCGCTGCTGTTAAGCCGCCAAGGGCAGCAGGTTGCTATCTATGAGCGTGCCGGCAGGGTCGGCGGGCGGGTCGCTTTTGAAGAGGAGGGGCCGTACCGGATTGACCAGGGGCCGACGATTGTACTGCTGCCGGAGATGCTGAACGGCATTCTGGAGGAAGGTGGGCTTCCGCCCGGCAGTCTGGAGCTGCTGCGCTGCGATCCGCTTTGCCGGATTCACTTCCGGAGCGGGCGTGTGCTGACCAAGGTGGCGGGCCTGGAGGAGCAGGCAGCGGAGATTGAACGTGAATTCCCCGGAGAGGGCAGCGGCTTCCTCCGGTTTATGGGCGATATGGCCGGACTGTTCCCCCGGGGCAAGGCTTCCTTCCTGGAGCAGCCGTTCCACCGGCGGCGTGAGTTCTTCAGTCCGGCGAATCTGCGGCTGATGAGCCGTCTGCGTGCCTACCGCAGCCTGCGGTCGGCGGTCGGCAGCTATTTCCGCAGCGAGGAGCTGCGGGATGCCTTTTCCCTGCAGAGCCTGTATATTGGCGGAGCCCCGTTCCGCACCCCGGGCATATACACGATGCTGCCGTATGCGGAGAGCGCGTTCGGCATCTGGATGCTGAAGGGCGGCTACGGTAAGCTCCCGCAGATTCTCTCCCGCGAGCTGCTCAGCCGCGGGGTTGAGATTCATACCGGCACAGAGGTTGAGGGCCTGACCGTTGAAGATGGACGGTGCACCGGACTTACAGCCGGCGGCGTCAAGCATTCGTATGATGCTGTGCTCTACAACGGTGAGTTCCCGCAGCTGGAAGGGCTGCTGCCGGCTGAGCTGTTCGCCGGGAGTACAGACCCGGGGAACGGGGCAGTGAAGGTCAGCTCCGGTGCTGGAGGCCGGATCAAGCGCGGCCGGTATAAGCCCTCCTCAGGTTGTGTGCTGATCTATGCCGGTGCTGACCGGCGCTGGCCGGAATCCCAGACGCATCAGTTTTTCCTGCCGGACAGCCTGAACGACAACCTGCGTGAGTTGTTTGACCAGGGCAGAATTTCAGAGCTGCCCTCCTATTATGTATTTAATCCGGCGGCGCTTGACGACAGTGCGGCCCCGCCGGGGGAAAGCGCTCTTTACTTCCTGATTCCCGTGCCTGCTGATCCGGGGCTGGACTGGGAGGCGATTGCAGAGCCTTTGGCGGAACGTGTCCTGGATGATGCGGAGCAGAGAGGCTTTCCGGGCCTGAAGGCCAGTCTGCGGTGGAAGACAATCCGTACCCCTGCGGATGCGCAGAAGGATGGCTTGTACGGCGGCGGCAGCTTCGGCATTGCTCCGGTGCTCAGCCAGCTGGGTGTATTCCGGCCACAGCCCCGGCCTTACCCGATTAAAGGTCTTTATGCTGCCGGCGCTTCCGTTCATCCCGGCGGCGGTGTGCCGATTGTTATGCAAGGAGCAAGGATGGCTGTCCATGAACTTATGAAGGAGATGAAACAATGA
- the crtI gene encoding phytoene desaturase family protein: MTGKSAAKVAVVGAGPGGLAAAMLLAAKGYEVEVFEKQDTVGGRSGELRLGEYRFDRGATFLMMPHLLEELFTMAGRSLHSYVSMKELNPLYSLHFGETVFRPSTDQEQTAAEIERLFPGNGAGYRRFMADEDDKFARVMPLLQRPFQSPADYIKRDVLHALPKLHATDTVYNRLSKYFDDERLRYAFTFQAKYLGMSPWECPGTFTILSYLEHRYGLYHPEGGINKVLEAMADVIKEHGGRIHTSSAVKRILVNNRQASGLLLEDGEKVHADYVVLGADFGTAVTQLFEPGLLKKYTPVKMARKRYSCSTAMLYLGVDGAVDLAHHSVHFSGDYRRNVDEITRQGVLSADPSIYIHNPSVIDSTLAPAGKSSLYVLMPVPNLQAGIDWRQEGSAVRAQLMERLEQIPQLAGLSSRVEESKFFSPLDWRDTLDVYNGATFNLAHNLGQMMYLRPHNTFQEVSGIWLVGGGTHPGSGLPTIFESAKISARLLEEHDRAARSRSVAVAGTAGSGVPL; this comes from the coding sequence ATGACTGGAAAAAGCGCCGCAAAGGTTGCGGTGGTCGGTGCCGGCCCGGGAGGTCTGGCTGCCGCCATGCTTCTGGCCGCAAAGGGCTATGAGGTAGAGGTCTTTGAGAAGCAGGATACGGTCGGCGGAAGATCGGGCGAGCTCCGGCTGGGTGAATACCGTTTTGACCGCGGGGCCACCTTTCTGATGATGCCGCATCTGCTGGAGGAGCTGTTTACGATGGCAGGACGCTCCCTGCACAGCTATGTCTCCATGAAGGAGCTTAACCCGCTGTACTCCCTGCACTTCGGGGAGACCGTGTTCCGGCCGTCTACCGACCAGGAGCAGACCGCAGCGGAGATTGAACGGCTGTTTCCGGGGAACGGGGCCGGTTACCGCCGGTTTATGGCTGATGAGGACGATAAGTTTGCCAGGGTTATGCCGCTGCTGCAGCGCCCCTTTCAGTCACCTGCAGATTACATAAAAAGAGATGTGCTGCACGCGCTGCCTAAGCTGCACGCGACCGATACGGTGTACAACCGGCTCTCCAAGTATTTTGATGATGAACGGCTGCGTTACGCCTTCACCTTTCAGGCCAAATACCTCGGGATGTCGCCCTGGGAATGTCCCGGCACGTTCACGATTCTGTCTTACCTGGAGCACCGTTACGGCCTGTATCATCCTGAAGGCGGTATTAATAAGGTGCTGGAGGCTATGGCGGATGTTATTAAGGAGCATGGCGGGCGGATCCATACTTCAAGTGCAGTGAAGCGGATACTGGTTAATAACCGGCAAGCCTCGGGCCTGCTGCTGGAGGACGGGGAAAAGGTGCACGCCGATTACGTTGTGCTCGGAGCTGACTTCGGGACAGCAGTAACCCAGCTGTTCGAGCCGGGCCTGCTCAAAAAATATACACCGGTCAAGATGGCGCGCAAGCGTTATTCCTGCTCTACCGCGATGCTGTATCTCGGGGTGGACGGCGCCGTTGACCTGGCGCATCATTCTGTTCATTTCTCGGGAGATTACCGCCGTAATGTTGATGAAATTACACGGCAGGGCGTCCTCTCGGCTGACCCGTCCATTTATATACACAATCCTTCGGTTATTGACTCTACCCTGGCTCCGGCCGGCAAATCGTCGCTGTATGTGCTGATGCCTGTTCCCAATCTGCAGGCCGGTATTGACTGGCGGCAGGAGGGATCGGCTGTGAGGGCGCAGTTGATGGAGCGGCTGGAGCAGATTCCGCAGCTTGCCGGCCTGTCTTCCCGGGTGGAGGAGAGCAAATTCTTCTCGCCGCTGGACTGGCGGGACACTCTGGATGTATATAACGGCGCAACCTTCAACCTGGCCCATAACCTCGGCCAGATGATGTACCTGCGCCCGCACAATACCTTCCAGGAGGTGTCCGGCATCTGGCTGGTCGGCGGCGGGACGCATCCGGGCAGCGGGCTGCCGACGATCTTTGAGTCGGCGAAGATCAGCGCGCGCCTGCTTGAGGAGCATGACCGGGCTGCCCGCAGCCGGTCAGTTGCCGTTGCGGGGACAGCGGGCAGCGGGGTGCCGCTGTGA
- a CDS encoding MerR family transcriptional regulator: MYSIKQVVEMLDIPSVTLRAWETRYQAVTPERTESGYRLYTQDNIEDLRWLKEQTEKQGISISHAVRLLKARKEGPAGESPAGGDGTSREAFTKMRQQIYTALLEFQGERANALIDFGFSMYGYEAMFHQVLVPVLVRVGDAWEEGTATVAQEHYMTHMVSNRFYQFFHLFPVYAHLPKVLAFCPEGEHHQVGLLLFSLFLRKNGVEVVYLGANTPEAGIIAMLETQSRIGAVCMSVTDKELLPYCEELIARLKTVRTDMRFILGGKAYEETGVPVPEGAEVISGPPGRWQEWFDFSFTALRNQR, encoded by the coding sequence GTGTACTCGATCAAACAGGTCGTCGAAATGCTGGACATACCGTCTGTCACATTGAGAGCCTGGGAAACCAGGTATCAGGCGGTTACACCTGAGCGGACGGAATCCGGCTACAGGCTGTACACCCAGGACAATATTGAAGACCTGCGCTGGCTGAAGGAGCAGACAGAGAAGCAGGGGATCAGTATTTCACATGCGGTCCGGCTGCTGAAAGCCCGTAAGGAGGGTCCGGCGGGAGAAAGCCCGGCAGGGGGCGACGGGACGTCCCGGGAAGCCTTCACGAAGATGAGGCAGCAGATTTATACAGCGCTGCTGGAATTTCAGGGCGAGCGGGCGAATGCGCTGATTGATTTCGGCTTCTCCATGTACGGGTATGAGGCGATGTTCCATCAGGTGCTTGTACCGGTTCTGGTCAGGGTTGGCGATGCCTGGGAAGAAGGCACGGCGACAGTGGCGCAGGAGCATTACATGACGCATATGGTCTCCAACCGCTTCTATCAGTTTTTCCATCTGTTCCCGGTGTATGCCCATTTGCCGAAAGTGCTGGCCTTTTGTCCGGAGGGAGAGCATCATCAGGTCGGCCTGCTGCTGTTTTCGCTTTTCCTGCGCAAAAACGGGGTCGAAGTGGTCTATCTCGGTGCCAATACGCCGGAGGCCGGGATTATAGCCATGCTGGAAACGCAGAGCCGGATCGGGGCTGTCTGCATGTCGGTTACCGACAAGGAGCTGCTGCCCTACTGTGAAGAGCTGATTGCACGCTTGAAAACGGTACGGACGGACATGCGGTTTATACTGGGAGGCAAGGCCTATGAAGAGACGGGAGTGCCTGTTCCGGAAGGTGCTGAAGTGATATCGGGTCCTCCCGGACGCTGGCAGGAATGGTTTGATTTTTCATTTACGGCACTCAGGAATCAGCGCTGA